In Streptomyces sp. NBC_00483, a single window of DNA contains:
- a CDS encoding cystathionine gamma-synthase, whose product MSDTHSHSGSTPRGFETTAIHAGNTADPVTGAVVPPIYQVSTYKQDGVGGLRGGYEYSRSANPTRTALEENLAALEGGRRGLAFASGLAAEDCLLRTLLSPGDHVVIPNDAYGGTFRLFAKVVMRWGVEFSVADTSDVESVRAAITPLTKAVWVETPSNPLLGITDIAAVAQVAREAGARLVVDNTFASPYLQQPLALGADVVVHSMTKYMGGHSDVVGGALVVNDQALADDLAYHQNAMGAVAGPFDAWLVLRGIKTLPVRMDRHSENATRVAEMLSRHPRVTKVLYPGLPEHPGHEIAAKQMKAFGGMVSFQVEGGEEAAVEVCNRAKLFTLGESLGGVESLVEHPGRMTHASVAGSALEVPADLVRLSVGIESVDDLLADLQQALDK is encoded by the coding sequence ATGAGCGACACGCACAGCCACAGCGGCAGCACCCCGCGCGGCTTCGAGACCACCGCCATCCACGCCGGCAACACGGCCGACCCCGTGACCGGCGCCGTCGTCCCGCCGATCTACCAGGTCTCCACGTACAAGCAGGACGGCGTGGGCGGCCTGCGCGGCGGTTACGAGTACAGCCGCAGCGCCAACCCGACCCGTACCGCCCTTGAGGAGAACCTCGCCGCTCTGGAGGGCGGCCGACGCGGCCTCGCCTTCGCCTCCGGGCTCGCCGCCGAGGACTGCCTGCTGCGGACGCTGCTCAGCCCCGGCGACCACGTGGTCATCCCGAACGACGCGTACGGCGGCACGTTCCGGCTGTTCGCGAAGGTCGTGATGCGGTGGGGCGTCGAGTTCTCGGTGGCGGACACCAGCGACGTCGAGTCGGTGCGCGCCGCGATCACCCCGCTGACCAAGGCCGTGTGGGTGGAGACGCCCTCCAACCCGCTCCTCGGCATCACCGACATCGCGGCCGTCGCCCAGGTCGCCCGCGAGGCCGGGGCCAGGCTCGTCGTCGACAACACCTTCGCCAGCCCCTACCTCCAGCAGCCGCTGGCGCTCGGCGCCGACGTCGTCGTGCACTCGATGACCAAGTACATGGGCGGCCACTCCGACGTCGTCGGCGGCGCCCTCGTCGTCAATGACCAGGCGCTCGCCGACGACCTCGCATACCACCAGAACGCGATGGGCGCGGTGGCGGGCCCGTTCGACGCCTGGCTGGTGCTGCGCGGCATCAAGACGCTGCCCGTCCGCATGGACCGGCACAGCGAGAACGCGACCCGCGTCGCCGAGATGCTCTCCCGCCACCCGCGGGTCACGAAGGTGCTCTACCCGGGTTTGCCCGAGCACCCCGGGCACGAGATCGCGGCGAAGCAGATGAAGGCGTTCGGCGGCATGGTGTCGTTCCAGGTCGAGGGCGGCGAGGAAGCGGCCGTCGAGGTCTGCAACAGGGCGAAGCTCTTCACGCTGGGCGAGTCCCTGGGCGGCGTCGAGTCCCTCGTCGAGCACCCCGGCCGGATGACGCACGCCTCCGTCGCGGGCTCCGCCCTGGAGGTCCCCGCCGATCTCGTACGCCTCTCCGTGGGCATCGAGTCCGTCGACGATCTGCTCGCCGACCTCCAGCAGGCGCTCGACAAGTAG
- a CDS encoding sigma factor-like helix-turn-helix DNA-binding protein, giving the protein MRERQALRDARRAREFEAFVAGAAGRLLRAATLLTTEPPDANPRARKLLTTVLGRTYASWDRLRGEDPYDCARKELAVRFARGSWRQHRARGGALGLLSPQERLVLVLRLFEGVGEEQTASLLGLPAERVRTVHARAMALVLHPPRGPAPAELRGAAPV; this is encoded by the coding sequence GTGCGAGAACGGCAGGCGTTGCGTGACGCCCGCCGGGCCCGTGAGTTCGAGGCGTTCGTCGCGGGCGCGGCCGGGCGGCTGTTGCGTGCCGCGACGCTCCTGACGACGGAGCCGCCGGACGCCAACCCTCGCGCGCGCAAGCTGCTCACGACCGTCCTCGGCCGAACGTACGCCTCCTGGGACCGGCTTCGGGGTGAGGATCCCTACGACTGCGCGCGCAAGGAGCTGGCCGTCCGGTTCGCCCGCGGCTCATGGCGGCAGCACCGCGCGCGTGGTGGCGCGTTGGGCCTGCTCAGCCCCCAGGAGCGGCTCGTCCTCGTGCTGCGGCTCTTCGAAGGGGTCGGCGAGGAGCAGACCGCGTCGTTGCTCGGGCTGCCCGCGGAGCGCGTCCGCACCGTGCACGCGCGGGCGATGGCCCTCGTCCTGCACCCGCCGCGCGGCCCCGCGCCCGCCGAACTGCGAGGGGCGGCCCCGGTATGA
- a CDS encoding family 43 glycosylhydrolase: MPRNGTSRPPAAVLSRRNLLVAGALTLGASTLASPSPASARARAGSADAGGYEGYLFVYFTGEGSADGEQIHLALSRGDDPLHWRELNGGEPVLTSDLGDKGVRDPFVIRSPEGDKFFLIATDLKIHGGAGWDYVQRHGSRSIIVWESADLVQWGEPRSVRVSPETAGNTWAPEAYWSEELGAYVVFWASKLYGEDDPEHTGDTYNRMLYATTTDFVTFTEAKVWNDPGYSVIDSTVIAHDGTYYRFTKDERSASQSPYGKFILEEKSEDLLSTDWETVAEGIGMGSMAQGEGPLVFKSNSEEKWYLFIDDYTGTGYMPFESTDLAGGEWTKSADYRLPAAPRHGTVLPLTRAEFDRVDAKWGVAPVRADADGLVAHWPLGSDAKDTSGHGYHGTAAGDADWDDGALVLGGASGHVKLPDNMLAGVDSVTVAAEVWVDSDQATPYFLYGFGNTASSTGSGDGYLFATGGSADSGFRAALSDGNWSKEQAAASDTGLARGRWAQVTYTVDGDTALLYLDGAVAARNSAVTLMPSDIGGGRTTANYLGRSQYASDHTLKGRLRDVRLYNRALSADEIAALPANATRIRGVEAKELKVPAVIEGDGSTVVLPVEPGTQLRALRPEFTLAPGARISPASGKRVDLRRPVTYTVTSAAGERRKWKVSAVEMRTPVLPGFHADPNIVAFGGTYYLYTTNDGFDGWSGTTFSVWSSKDLVHWVDRGVILDLGKDVSWAESRAWAPTIAEKDGRFYFYYCAEAKIGVATADSPTGPFTDSGKVLIAANPDGDGQAIDPAAFTDDDGQTYLYWGNGSAWVVPLDENDMTSYVPSKARQIKGLEDFREGLFMVRRGGLYHLTYSIDDTRSENYRVGYATSDSPYGPFTNRGVVLEKDPAQGILGTGHNSLLRVPGTDEWYIAYHRFGMPGGDGTHRETTIDRVTFGADGLMRPVAPTLDGVRPRRVP; the protein is encoded by the coding sequence ATGCCCCGTAACGGAACGTCCCGTCCGCCCGCCGCCGTCCTGTCCCGACGGAACCTCCTCGTCGCCGGAGCGCTCACTCTGGGGGCTTCCACTCTCGCCTCCCCGAGCCCCGCCAGTGCTCGCGCTCGCGCCGGGAGCGCCGACGCCGGCGGATACGAGGGCTATCTCTTCGTGTACTTCACCGGCGAGGGCAGCGCGGACGGTGAGCAGATCCATCTCGCACTCAGCCGGGGCGACGACCCGCTCCACTGGCGGGAGTTGAATGGAGGCGAGCCCGTTCTCACCTCCGACCTCGGCGACAAGGGTGTGCGCGACCCCTTCGTCATCCGGTCGCCCGAAGGGGACAAGTTCTTTCTCATCGCCACCGACCTGAAGATCCATGGCGGGGCCGGCTGGGACTACGTGCAGCGGCACGGCAGTCGGTCGATCATCGTGTGGGAGTCGGCGGACCTGGTGCAGTGGGGCGAGCCGCGGTCGGTGCGGGTCTCGCCGGAGACCGCGGGCAACACCTGGGCGCCCGAGGCGTATTGGAGCGAGGAGCTCGGCGCGTACGTCGTCTTCTGGGCGTCGAAGCTGTACGGCGAGGACGACCCGGAGCACACCGGCGACACGTACAACCGCATGCTGTACGCCACGACCACGGACTTCGTGACCTTCACCGAGGCCAAGGTGTGGAACGACCCGGGGTATTCGGTCATCGACTCCACCGTCATCGCGCACGACGGGACGTACTACCGGTTCACGAAGGACGAGCGGTCGGCGTCGCAGTCGCCGTACGGGAAGTTCATCCTGGAGGAGAAGTCCGAGGACCTGCTCTCCACGGACTGGGAGACCGTCGCCGAGGGCATCGGCATGGGCTCCATGGCGCAGGGCGAGGGGCCGCTCGTCTTCAAGTCCAACAGTGAAGAGAAGTGGTACCTGTTCATCGACGACTACACCGGCACCGGCTACATGCCCTTCGAGTCCACCGATCTGGCGGGTGGTGAGTGGACGAAATCCGCCGACTACCGGCTGCCCGCGGCCCCGCGACACGGGACCGTACTCCCGCTGACGCGTGCGGAGTTCGACCGGGTCGACGCCAAGTGGGGCGTCGCTCCCGTGCGCGCCGACGCCGACGGGCTCGTCGCCCACTGGCCGCTCGGCAGCGACGCGAAGGACACTTCCGGGCACGGCTATCACGGCACCGCGGCAGGGGACGCCGACTGGGACGACGGCGCCCTCGTGCTCGGCGGCGCGAGCGGACACGTGAAGCTGCCCGACAACATGCTGGCCGGCGTGGACTCGGTGACCGTCGCCGCCGAGGTGTGGGTCGACAGCGACCAGGCGACGCCGTACTTCCTGTACGGGTTCGGGAACACCGCCTCCTCCACCGGTTCCGGCGACGGCTATCTCTTCGCCACGGGCGGCAGTGCCGACAGCGGCTTCCGGGCCGCCCTGTCCGACGGGAACTGGAGCAAGGAGCAGGCCGCCGCGTCCGACACCGGGCTGGCGCGCGGGCGTTGGGCCCAGGTCACGTACACCGTCGACGGCGACACCGCGCTGCTGTATCTCGACGGTGCGGTCGCCGCCCGGAACAGCGCCGTCACCCTCATGCCCTCGGACATCGGCGGCGGGCGCACCACGGCCAACTATCTGGGCCGGTCCCAGTACGCCTCCGACCACACCCTGAAGGGGCGGCTGCGGGACGTACGGCTCTACAACCGGGCCCTGTCCGCCGACGAGATCGCCGCGCTGCCCGCCAACGCCACCCGCATCCGGGGCGTGGAGGCGAAGGAGCTGAAGGTGCCCGCCGTCATCGAGGGCGACGGGTCGACCGTCGTGCTGCCGGTCGAGCCGGGCACGCAACTGCGCGCCCTGCGACCCGAGTTCACTCTCGCGCCCGGCGCCCGGATCAGCCCGGCGAGCGGCAAGCGGGTGGACCTGCGGCGGCCCGTCACGTACACCGTCACCTCGGCGGCCGGCGAGCGGCGCAAATGGAAGGTGTCGGCCGTGGAGATGCGGACGCCGGTACTGCCCGGCTTCCACGCCGATCCCAACATCGTCGCGTTCGGGGGGACTTACTACCTCTACACGACCAACGACGGGTTCGACGGCTGGAGCGGTACGACCTTCAGCGTCTGGTCGTCGAAGGACCTCGTCCACTGGGTCGATCGCGGGGTCATCCTCGACCTCGGCAAGGACGTGAGCTGGGCCGAGTCCCGCGCCTGGGCGCCGACCATCGCCGAGAAGGACGGGCGGTTCTACTTCTACTACTGCGCCGAGGCGAAGATCGGGGTCGCCACGGCCGACTCGCCCACGGGTCCTTTCACCGACAGCGGGAAGGTTCTGATCGCCGCCAACCCGGACGGCGACGGACAGGCCATCGACCCCGCCGCCTTCACGGACGACGACGGGCAGACGTATCTGTACTGGGGCAACGGTTCGGCGTGGGTGGTACCGCTGGACGAGAACGACATGACGTCGTACGTCCCGTCAAAAGCACGACAGATCAAGGGACTTGAGGACTTCCGGGAAGGGTTGTTCATGGTGCGGCGAGGCGGCCTGTACCACCTCACGTACTCGATCGACGACACCCGCAGCGAGAACTACCGCGTCGGGTACGCCACGTCCGACTCGCCGTACGGGCCGTTCACCAACCGCGGCGTGGTGCTGGAGAAGGATCCGGCCCAGGGGATCCTCGGCACCGGGCACAATTCGCTGCTCCGCGTGCCCGGCACCGACGAGTGGTACATCGCCTACCACCGGTTCGGGATGCCCGGCGGCGACGGCACCCACCGCGAGACCACCATCGACCGCGTCACGTTCGGGGCGGACGGGCTGATGCGACCGGTCGCGCCGACGCTCGACGGGGTACGGCCGCGGCGCGTCCCGTAG
- the ilvA gene encoding threonine ammonia-lyase, whose protein sequence is MSNSASDYLPAPTPAVTLDDVRGAQKMLSGVARLTSMAHSHHLSQLAGTPVHLKCENLQRTGSFKLRGAYVRIAGLLPEERAAGVVAASAGNHAQGVALASSLLGVRSTVFMPVGAPLPKVAATREYGAEVRLHGQVVDETLAAAQEYAEQTGAVFIHPFDHPDVVAGQGTLGLEILEQCPEVRTILVGVGGGGLAAGIAVAVKALRPDVKVIGVQAAGAAAYPPSLAAGHPVAIQSPSTMADGIKVGRPGDVPFGLVSGLVDDVRTVSEDALSSALLLCLERAKLVVEPAGASPVAALLSEPGAFEGPVVALLSGGNIDPLLMQRVLTHGLAAAGRYLSLRLRLTDRPGALATLLQVLSVADANVTDVSHVRTDPRLGLTEAEVELHLETKGPAHCTEVGTALREAGYTVIE, encoded by the coding sequence ATGAGCAACAGCGCGTCTGACTACTTGCCCGCCCCGACGCCCGCGGTCACCCTCGACGATGTCCGTGGCGCCCAGAAGATGCTTTCCGGGGTGGCACGGCTGACGTCGATGGCGCACAGCCACCACCTCTCCCAGCTGGCCGGGACGCCGGTCCACCTCAAGTGCGAGAACCTCCAGCGCACCGGATCCTTCAAGCTGCGCGGCGCCTACGTGCGGATCGCGGGCCTGCTGCCCGAGGAGCGGGCAGCCGGGGTCGTGGCCGCGAGCGCGGGCAACCACGCGCAGGGCGTGGCCCTCGCCTCCTCGCTCCTCGGCGTGCGCTCCACGGTGTTCATGCCGGTCGGCGCGCCCCTGCCGAAGGTCGCCGCGACCCGCGAGTACGGGGCCGAGGTGCGCCTGCACGGCCAGGTGGTCGACGAGACCCTCGCGGCGGCCCAGGAGTACGCGGAGCAGACAGGGGCGGTGTTCATCCACCCCTTCGACCACCCGGACGTCGTCGCGGGCCAGGGCACGCTCGGCCTGGAGATCCTGGAGCAGTGCCCGGAGGTGCGGACGATCCTGGTCGGCGTCGGCGGCGGCGGACTCGCGGCCGGCATCGCGGTCGCGGTGAAGGCGCTGCGGCCCGACGTGAAGGTGATCGGCGTGCAGGCGGCGGGCGCGGCCGCGTACCCGCCCTCGCTGGCCGCCGGGCACCCGGTCGCGATCCAGTCCCCGTCGACGATGGCCGACGGGATCAAGGTGGGGCGGCCCGGCGACGTCCCGTTCGGGCTTGTCTCCGGCCTGGTCGACGACGTCCGTACGGTCTCGGAGGACGCGCTCTCCAGCGCGCTGCTGCTCTGCCTGGAGCGCGCCAAGCTGGTCGTCGAGCCGGCGGGCGCGAGCCCCGTGGCGGCGCTCCTCAGCGAACCCGGCGCCTTCGAGGGCCCGGTCGTCGCGCTGCTGTCCGGCGGCAACATCGACCCGCTCCTGATGCAGCGCGTCCTCACCCACGGCCTTGCCGCCGCGGGCCGCTACCTGTCGCTGCGGCTGCGTCTCACCGACCGCCCCGGCGCCCTGGCCACGCTCCTCCAGGTGTTGTCAGTGGCCGACGCTAACGTCACCGATGTGAGCCACGTACGGACCGATCCGCGGCTCGGGCTCACGGAGGCGGAGGTGGAGCTGCACCTGGAGACCAAGGGTCCCGCGCACTGCACCGAGGTCGGCACGGCGCTGCGGGAGGCGGGCTACACCGTCATCGAGTAA
- a CDS encoding MarR family winged helix-turn-helix transcriptional regulator: MDMTTAGDPGLLETLQHEVAVFARRAEQTRLGGVGQVRNSMDRAAYLLLNRLDKEGPMGVKALASSMGIDSSTVTRQVAPLVDTGLVKRTSHPEDGRAVVLQLSPRGAARLDEVRTSRQELMAQLTQEWEPQEREQFCALLARFNSALSARHGQPTPPADS, from the coding sequence ATGGACATGACGACCGCTGGTGACCCCGGCCTCCTCGAAACGCTCCAGCACGAGGTGGCGGTCTTCGCCCGTCGCGCCGAACAGACCCGGCTCGGCGGGGTCGGGCAGGTGCGCAATTCGATGGACCGAGCGGCCTATCTGCTGCTCAACCGCCTCGACAAGGAAGGCCCGATGGGCGTCAAGGCGCTCGCGTCGAGCATGGGGATCGACTCCTCGACGGTGACCCGCCAGGTCGCCCCGCTCGTCGACACGGGTCTCGTCAAGCGCACCTCTCACCCGGAGGACGGACGTGCGGTGGTGTTGCAGCTGTCGCCGCGCGGTGCGGCACGGCTCGACGAGGTACGCACATCCAGGCAGGAATTGATGGCGCAGTTGACGCAGGAGTGGGAGCCGCAGGAGCGCGAGCAGTTCTGCGCGCTCCTCGCGCGCTTCAATTCGGCGCTCTCCGCGCGCCACGGCCAGCCGACGCCGCCCGCCGACTCCTGA